Proteins from one Tenrec ecaudatus isolate mTenEca1 chromosome 8, mTenEca1.hap1, whole genome shotgun sequence genomic window:
- the POLR2H gene encoding DNA-directed RNA polymerases I, II, and III subunit RPABC3 isoform X2 encodes MDLILDVNIQIYPVDLGDKFRLVIASTLYEDGSLDDGEYNPTDDRPSRADQFEYVMYGKVYRIEGDETSTEAATRLSAYVSYGGLLMRLQGDANNLHGFEVDSRVYLLMKKLAF; translated from the exons ATGGACCTCATCTTGGATGTAAATATTCAGATTTACCCCGTGGACCTGG GTGACAAGTTCCGCTTGGTCATAGCCAGTACCTTATACGAAGATGGCTCACTGGATGATGGCGAATACAACCCCACCGACGACCGACCTTCCAG GGCAGACCAGTTTGAGTATGTAATGTACGGGAAAGTATATAGGATCGAAGGAGATGAGACGTCGACGGAAGCTGCCACACGCCT CTCTGCCTACGTCTCCTACGGGGGGCTGCTCATGAGGTTGCAAGGTGATGCCAACAACCTGCATGGATTCGAGGTGGATTCCAGAGTTTACCTGCTGATGAAGAAGCTGGCCTTCTGA
- the POLR2H gene encoding DNA-directed RNA polymerases I, II, and III subunit RPABC3 isoform X1, with amino-acid sequence MAGILFEDIFDVKDIDPEGKKFDRVSRLHCESESFKMDLILDVNIQIYPVDLGDKFRLVIASTLYEDGSLDDGEYNPTDDRPSRADQFEYVMYGKVYRIEGDETSTEAATRLSAYVSYGGLLMRLQGDANNLHGFEVDSRVYLLMKKLAF; translated from the exons ATGGCGGGCATCCTATTTGAGGATATTTTCGATGTGAAAGACATTGACCCGGAGGGCAAGAAGTTCGACCGAG TGTCTCGACTCCATTGTGAGAGTGAATCGTTCAAAATGGACCTCATCTTGGATGTAAATATTCAGATTTACCCCGTGGACCTGG GTGACAAGTTCCGCTTGGTCATAGCCAGTACCTTATACGAAGATGGCTCACTGGATGATGGCGAATACAACCCCACCGACGACCGACCTTCCAG GGCAGACCAGTTTGAGTATGTAATGTACGGGAAAGTATATAGGATCGAAGGAGATGAGACGTCGACGGAAGCTGCCACACGCCT CTCTGCCTACGTCTCCTACGGGGGGCTGCTCATGAGGTTGCAAGGTGATGCCAACAACCTGCATGGATTCGAGGTGGATTCCAGAGTTTACCTGCTGATGAAGAAGCTGGCCTTCTGA